Proteins from one Lonchura striata isolate bLonStr1 chromosome 28, bLonStr1.mat, whole genome shotgun sequence genomic window:
- the KCNN1 gene encoding small conductance calcium-activated potassium channel protein 1: MSSCRYNGGVRRPRGPPSAARTPQPPHRDPRPCPSPGPRVVVSRPERPGVAEPDPAAAPPVPGASEERRNQNIGYKLGHRRALFEKRKRLSDYALIFGMFGIVVMVTETELSWGVYTKESSYSFALKCLISLSTLILLGLIVMYHAREIQLFMVDNGADDWRIAMTSERVFFIVLELLVCAIHPIPGQYLFTWTARLAFTYAASVAHADVDIVLSVPMFLRLYLLGRVMLLHSKLFTDASSRSIGALNKINFNTRFVMKTLMTICPGTVLLVFSISSWIIAAWTVRVCERYHDKQEVTSSFLGAMWLISITFLSIGYGDMVPHTYCGKGVCLLTGIMGAGCTALVVAVVARKLELTKAEKHVHNFMMDTQLTKRVKNAAANVLRETWLIYKHTKLVKKIDHAKVRTHQRKFLQAIHQLRSVKMEQRKLSDQANTLVDLAKTQALMSELLAELQERHEELEKRLGALEAQLEALGLRLLALPGLVSQPPARLGQRLSGGGTGGTGGTGGTGGTGGHRLSPRVTSGSGRGALGSVGNAQGGGEVVAPCDNRGKLRLSMINARCPAAVAPPVAPVTPLVAPLVAPLVAPLVAPPVAPGSSRGTSRCARGSRVSPPHATGSAAAAAAASAAPGCHFKVNKAAEEAAGERLRGTGSSRYRHRHRQRGETAVPEREGAPGVSVPRWERAGSSFPEAPGAPPGFSPRYRIPKRYRVPTGSAAVPDSRAVPGYRLRTGTGLPDTAELPSVLPPVPEPAPRLLPCPHSGPGPPSLRSRPRRLRSPLRVPGVPGGVKPGDPAGTGALRIDGIGNGTLGQPQNCPRAPVPPERAPALPFPQEFAFPAGLWGFLGVSACPAGGPTFILLILRPPPKFSSRLCLT; the protein is encoded by the exons atgagcagCTGTCGCTACAACGGGGGGgtgcggcggccccggggcccccCGAGCGCCGCCCGCACCCCGCAGCCGCCGCACCGGGACCCgcggccctgccccagccccggtCCCCGCGTGGTGGTGTCCCGGCCGGAGCGGCCCGGGGTGGCCGAGCCCGaccccgccgcggccccgccggtcCCGGGGGCGAGCGAGGAGCGGCGGAACCAGAACATCGGCTACAAGCTGGGCCACCGGCGAGCGCTCTTCGAGAAGCGCAAGCGCCTCAGCGACTACGCGCTGATCTTCGGCATGTTTGGCATCGTGGTGATGGTCACCGAGACCGAGCTGTCCTGGGGGGTCTACACCAAG GAGTCGTCGTATTCGTTCGCCCTGAAATGCCTTATCAGCCTCTCGACCCTCATCCTGCTGGGGCTCATCGTCATGTACCACGCCAGGGAgatccag CTGTTCATGGTGGACAACGGCGCCGACGACTGGCGCATCGCCATGACCTCGGAGCGCGTCTTCTTCATcgttctggagctgctggtgtgcGCCATCCACCCCATCCCCGGGCAGTACCTGTTCACCTGGACGGCGCGCCTGGCCTTCACCTACGCCGCCTCGGTGGCCCACGCCGACGTGGACATCGTGCTGTCGGTGCCCATGTTCCTGCGGCTCTACCTGCTGGGCCGCGTCATGCTGCTGCACAGCAAGCTCTTCACTGACGCCTCGTCGCGCAGCATCGGCGCGCTCAACAAGATCAACTTCAACACGCGCTTCGTCATGAAGACGCTCATGACCATCTGCCCCGGCACGGTGCTGCTGGTCTTCAGCATCTCCTCGTGGATCATCGCCGCCTGGACCGTGCGCGTCTGCGAGCG GTACCACGACAAGCAGGAGGTGACCAGCAGCTTCCTGGGGGCCATGTGGCTGATCTCCATCACCTTCCTGTCCATCGGCTACGGGGACATGGTGCCACACACCTACTGCGGCAAGGGCGTGTGCCTGCTCACCGGCATCATG ggtGCCGGCTGCACCGCGCTGGTGGTGGCCGTGGTGGCCCGGAAGCTGGAGCTGACCAAAGCCGAAAAACACGTCCACAACTTCATGATGGACACGCAGCTCACCAAGCGG GTGAAGAACGCCGCTGCCAACGTGCTCAGGGAAACGTGGCTCATCTACAAGCACACCAAGCTGGTGAAGAAGATCGACCACGCCAAAGTTCGGACCCACCAGCGTAAGTTCCTCCAAGCCATCCATCA gctcagGAGTGTGAAGATGGAGCAGCGCAAGCTCAGCGACCAGGCCAACACCCTGGTTGACCTGGCCAAG ACGCAGGCGCTGATGTCGGAGCTGCTGGCCGAGCTGCAGGAGCGCCACGAGGAGCTGGAGAAGCGTCTGGGGGCCCTGGAGGCGCAGCTGGAGGCGCTGGGGCTGCgcctgctggccctgcccggGCTGGTGAGCCAG cccccggcccgcctCGGACAGCGGCTgagcggcggcggcaccggcggcaccggcggcaccggcggcaccggcggcaCCGGGGGGCACCGTTTGTCCCCTCGTGTCACCTCGGGCAGCGGCCGCGGGGCGCTGGG AAGCGTTGGGAACGCTCAGGGGGGTGGGGAGGTGGTGGCCCCGTGCGACAATcgggggaaactgaggctgtCAATGATTAACGCGCGGTGCCCGGCGGCGGTGGCACCGCCGGTGGCACCGGTGACACCGCTGGTGGCACCTCTGGTGGCACCGCTGGTGGCACCGCTGGTGGCACCGCCGGTGGCACCGGGGAGCAGCCGGGGGACATCGCGCTGTGCCCGGGGGTCGCGTGTGTCCCCTCCCCATGCGACGGGCAG cgccgccgccgccgccgccgcctccgccgctcccggctGCCATTTTAAGGTGAACAAAGCGGCGGAGGAGGCGGCAGGTGAGCGGCTCCGCGGTACCGGCAGCTCCCGgtaccggcaccggcaccggcagcgCGGGGAGACGGCGGTACCGGAGCGGGAGGGAGCGCCGGGGGTCTCCGTTCCCCGCTGGGAACGGGCGGGTTCCTCCTTCCCCGAGGCACCGGGGGCCCCGCCGGGCTTCTCTCCG CGGTACCGGATTCCAAAGCGGTACCGGGTCCCCACCGGCTCCGCAGCGGTACCGGACTCCAGAGCGGTACCGGGGTACCGGCTCCGTACCGGTACCGGGCTCCCCGACACCGCCGAGCTCCCCTCCGTGCTCCCCCCGGTACCGGAGCCGGCCCCGCGGCTCCTCCCGTGTCCCCACAGCGGGCCGGGACCCCCGAGCCTCCGGTCCCGTCCCCGCCGGCTCCGGTCGCCGCTgcgggtcccgggggtccccggTGGGGTCAAACCGGGGGATCCAGCCGGGACCGGGGCATTGCGGATCGACGGGATCGGGAACGGGACCCTTGGGCAGCCCCAGAACTGCCCCCGAGCCCCGGTACCACCGGAGCGGGCGCCCGCTTTGCCTTTCCCTCAGGAATTCGCCTTTCCCGCGGGgctctggggatttttgggggtctctgcgTGTCCCGCGGGGGGCCCCACGTTCATTTTGCTGATTTTaagacccccccccaaattttcctcgCGGCTCTGCCTCACGTGA